The following is a genomic window from Ethanoligenens harbinense YUAN-3.
GGCAAACGGCGTGCGCGAGGCGGTGCGGCAGAAAGGCTTTCTGGGCGTGTTCACCGGGGGGGTCATGGCTACGGCGGGCGGCATTGCGGCGGCTATCTTTTTTGGGTATCTGGTCGCGCTTGTTTTTAAACCGGGAGACAAATCATAAAAACAAAGCGGCTATGGCGAAACCGCCACAGCCGCAAGATACATATGCATGTTAAGATTATTGGAGCGGAATCCCCTTGCCGTCCTGTTTGATATTCCCTACCAGAATCAGGATGCCTTCCACCAGGCCCCAGATGCTCATGGCCGAGGAAAGAAGGAATCCAATGCCCAACGTGGGGATGGCGAGGATCCAGCCCAGAATGGTGAGACAGAGCTGGATGACAGCTTTGGTGGTATAGCCGAGATAGAAGTTGTGGATGCCCAGGCCGCCCAGGAAAATGCCCAGGATGCCTGCCGCAATCTTGGATTTCTGGCCGCCGGCCGCCGTTGGAGCGCTGTTGTTCGGGGCACCGAGTGAAACGCCGCATTTCACACAGACCACCGCTTCGGGTGCTGTCTGCGCGCCGCAGTTCATACAATAGTTCCGGCCCGAGCCTTTCGGGACGCCGCATTTGATGCACACGACAGCACTGGGGTCCATCGCCGCACCGCAATTTCTGCAATACATAATAAAAAGCCCCTCCTCGTTTAACCATTCCGCATACACAAATATTATAACATTTGCAAAACTTTACAACAAGGCAAAATCAGCAATATTTTGACAATTTTCTTGCGTTTGGTTTCTGGTTGATCATAAAACAAGGCGCCGGGCCGATGGGGTGAAACCATCGGTTCGGCGCCTTGTTTAAAAAGCCATTTTACGACGAAGCGGATACGGTCTTGCCCGCTTCGAGGTTCTGTGCGAGGGTGAGCAGGTTGCTGATCTGTGAATTATAAACATACAGGCCGCCGCTGCCGTTGATATCGACGAACGATTTGTCGCTGCCGTCCGGCAGGAACGAAACGGTGCGCTGCGCGGTGCCGTCGTTGTAGGTGAACGTGAGGGTGAGCGAGGACGAAACGCCGGCGGGTCTGTCCGCGCCGCCTCGCGTGGTGATGGCGAGGATGGTCTGGTAATAGTTGCGGAAACTGGTGGCGTCGATCTTTTTGCCGTTTGCGTCGGTGACCGCCAGCTTGTCGCTGGAACCCGAGAGATTGAACGTGTGTGTTTCGCTGCCGGACTGGATGGTCAGTGTCTTGACCGTGCTGATGTCGGATGTGACCAGAGCAGTGGAAAGGACGTCGGAAAGCTGATAGTTGTAGAATGCGGCGGCACTGGACGTATCCACCTGATACACAGCCTTTTTGTCGCTGATGGTCATATACACCGTATTGCTGGACGAGTCGGCGTTGCCGAACGAAAGGGTGGTGTCTTTGCCGTCCACCGTGTAGGTGAGGGTGTAGGCCGGGTTTTGCAGGCCGTATTGGGCCAGGCTTTGCGGCGAAACATCCACACTTACCACGCTGGTGGCGCTCAGGCTCTGGAGCGCGGTGGTGATTTTACCCAGGTTGGTGTCGTTGCCGTCATAGGCATACGGCTGGGTAAGCGCATAGGTGTAGGTGGCCGTGGCGCTCGACCCGGACGATGCGGCGGAGGACTGTGTCTTGACGGCAACGGTGAACGGTGTGGACCTGGCCGTGCCGCCGAATTTATAGGCGCTGATGTTGGCGGAGGTGCCCAGCGCGGAAACGGTGGTGCTCGCGTATTGCATGGCAGACTGGCTGAAATTGTCGTTCATCATGGTGGAGCTGAGGTAGACGTCGTTTGTGCCGGGCTTCAGGATATAGACCCCGCTGCCGGACGGCGCCTGGCTGCCGATCTTGACGGTGGAGGTCTTGCCGTCCGCAGTGGCCACGTCCAGCGTGGCGGCGGGAGTGGTCAGCCCATACTGCGCAAGGTCGGTCGCGTCTTTCTGGATGAGGGTGGTGGCTTTCAGGCCCAGCACGTCATTCACTTTGGACTGGATGGCCGACTGGTTGGAGGGCGCGTCTTTGAGCGTGTCCACCGTGTAGGTGCCGCCTGTGAGCGTGACGGTGTAGCTACCCGCCGCATTGGTCACATGCAGGGAATGGAACGCGCTGCTCTTGATGGAGAGCAGGCTGATGGAGCCCGAGGATGAGGAACTGGAGGATGATCCCGTTTTCTTGTTCCCCGGCAGCACATTCAACAGCAGCACGCCCGCGCCAAGCGCCACCGCTACGCAGACGACGATGACGAGATTGCGTACCTGACGGGTCATTGGTGCCTCCTCCTGATCCAGTTGACCAGCCCGGCAATCAGCACGGCAAGGGGGATGAGGAAGGCAAAGACGACGATGATGCCGATCGCCTGCCCGGCCGTGATGGTGAGGCTCTGGGTGGTGAGGTCTTTGGCTTCGACGGTGATGCCAGGATTGAAGCCGATGACGTTGCCGACCGTGTTGAGCAGGATGGTGGAGTTGGTCAGGCTGGGCTGGGCAAGCACCTGCGAGTTAAAGAAATTGGTGGAACCGAGCACCAGTACGTTTGATTTTACGGATTCGGAACCAGAAGTCGCCGTTTTGGTGGCGACGCCGAACACATCGAACGGGCCGGTTTTATCGCTGTTCGAGGCCTGGAAGCTGGCCGCCGTAGAGCTGTTGATGGTGCCGGGATTCCACAGCTTGGACGTGCTCTCGGTGGCCACGATGGATGCCGTGGTGATGCTGCTGTCGCTGGAGGACAGCGTGAGTGGGCGGCACACGCTCAGGTAGGCGTGCAGGCCGCTTTGCAGCGTGCCCACGTAGGTGCTGTTGGTCTGCCCTTCCAGAACGCTGAAGGGGCTGTCCTGATAGCGGTTGGTGGTGTCGTAGACGACGCCGGTGCCCACGCTGATGCCCCATTTTTTCGCAAAGCTTTCCAGATTGGGGGCGGAAGCCTGCTGCGGGTCGAAGATGAGGAAAACGGTCTTACCGTATTTGCCGCCGTTGTTGAGGAAGGTGTCGAGCTTGGCGATGTCGTCGGCGGAGAAATCGGCGGTGGGCGCGTTGATGAGGATCATCTTCGCGTTCTGGTCGAGGCCGTCGGTCGCGAGGTTCTTGGTCTCGATCTGGTAGTTGTTTTTCTGGAGCAGAGAGGTCAGCGCGGAGCTGTCGGTTTCATTGTGCCCGGAGGTGACCAGGACGGTCGGCAGCGTTTTGGCGGTGACATACGCGATGGCCGAATCGATCACCTGCTCGGTGTTGTTGCCTGTCACGGTGGAGGAGCCGGTGGTGCTGTCGGTCGAGGTGGTGAGCAGGTCGGATGAGACGATGTGCTTATAAATGCTGCCGCAGGAGACGATGATGTCGGCTTGGCTCAGCGTTTCCTTTGGGTATTTGGAGGCATAGGTCGGATTTTTGTCAAGGTTGACGAAGCTGATATGGATGTGGCTGTTGTGCTGCGCGTATTGCTGCATGATAAGCAGGCAGGAATTGTAGTTCTGCGCGTTGGAATACGTGGATTCGTCCGCCAGAATGTCGATGTTGATATCCTGATTGATCTTTTTGACAAAGCTGACCGACTGCGTGGAGAGCTGATTTTTATGGTTGGCGGTCATGTCCACGCTGAGCGGAAACCGGCTGCTCAGCGAAGTGACCAGCACATTGACGAGAATGACGGCCACGATGAAAATAACGGTGAAAGCCGTGGCGGTGCTGCCGTAGCGAAAGCTGCGTTGGCGCATGAAATCAGGCAGTTTTCGCCGGGGCTTGTTTTTATGCGGATCGTTTTTTTGCGTTTGATTGGCCATTTTGCTGCTTCCTCCTTATGCCCATCTTCTTTTTTCGAGCAGCCGGACGGTCAGGAACAGGAAAACGGCCGCCACGCTGATGTAAAACACGGTATCGCCGAGGTTGAACACGCCCAGCGAGAAATTTTTGAAGCGGGAAAAAATGGAGATATGGGTGACGATGGCCGAAATCACGGCATTGCTGACCGCGGAGGAGATGCTGTCGATGAGGTAAAGCATCAGCATGATGAAAATGCTGGACACGGCGGAAACAACCTGGTTTTCGGTGAGACCGGAAATGAACAGGCCGATGGCAATGAGCGCCGCCCCGAGCAGGACGATGCCGACAAAACTGCCTACCGTAGCCCAGAAATCCACATGCCCCAGCCCGGCCAGCACCAGCGCGTAGATCACCACGATGCCGATGGCCATGCCGAACAGGGTGAGGGCGGCAAGAAATTTGCCGAACACGATGTCGAACAGCCGCACCGGCGCGGTCAGCAGCAACTGGTCGGTTTTCTGGCGGCGGTCTTCACTGAGCAGGCGCATGGTCAGGATGGGAATGAGCAGCACCCAGATGAGCAGCAGTGTGGAAAACAGGCCGCCGAGATCGGTGGTGCTGCCCTGCAGGTTGACCGCGAAGAAAAAGAAAGCCGAAAACGCGTAGAACACCGCGAGGAACACGTAGCCGGTCGCCGTGGTGAAATAGGTCTGGAATTCGCGTTTGTAGATCGCACTCATGGGTTGTCATCCTCCTCCTGTTCGCCGGCGTTTTCGGCCGGTTCCGTCGGTTCCGCGTCTGCCGCCGGCGGCTCCGCAGGGGGGGCGGCGGGTTTGCTCTGGGGAAGCACCGCGCCGTCGGTGGTCAGGCGCAGGAAGATGTCTTCCAGTGTCAGCTCGCCGGTATCCAGCGCGAGCAGCGGCCAGTCTTTGGCGGACAGGATGGTAAAGAGTGCGCGGCGGATGTCCTGCCCCGTTTCGCACTCGATCTGCCAGTCGGAGCTGCCCGTCTCATGCATGCCGAGCGAAACGCATTTGCGCACGCCGGAGAGGTCGGAGATGGCCTCGCGCACGTCGGCTTCCGGTCCCGCGATGCGCGCGATGAGCCGGTGCTCGCTGGAAAGCTGGCTGGAGAGCTCGGACGTGGTGCCGTTGGCCACGATCTGCCCCTGGTTGATGATGATGATGCGTTCGCAGACGCTCTGTACTTCCGGCAGGATGTGGGAACTGAGGATGACGGTATGTTTGCGGCTGAGGTGCTTGATGAGGGTGCGGATCTCAATGATCTGCTTGGGATCGAGCCCGACGGTGGGCTCGTCCAGGATGAGTACGTCCGGGTTGCCGATGAGGGCCTGCGCGATGCCCACGCGCTGCTTAAAGCCCTTGGAGAGGTTGCGAATGAGCCGGCCGCGCACGTTCTGGATGCGCACCAGCCCGCAAATCTCATTGATGTGCGCCTCGCGCCCCAGCTTGCACTGCTTGAGCCCGAAGACGAATTTGAGGTATTCG
Proteins encoded in this region:
- a CDS encoding DUF4340 domain-containing protein — translated: MTRQVRNLVIVVCVAVALGAGVLLLNVLPGNKKTGSSSSSSSSGSISLLSIKSSAFHSLHVTNAAGSYTVTLTGGTYTVDTLKDAPSNQSAIQSKVNDVLGLKATTLIQKDATDLAQYGLTTPAATLDVATADGKTSTVKIGSQAPSGSGVYILKPGTNDVYLSSTMMNDNFSQSAMQYASTTVSALGTSANISAYKFGGTARSTPFTVAVKTQSSAASSGSSATATYTYALTQPYAYDGNDTNLGKITTALQSLSATSVVSVDVSPQSLAQYGLQNPAYTLTYTVDGKDTTLSFGNADSSSNTVYMTISDKKAVYQVDTSSAAAFYNYQLSDVLSTALVTSDISTVKTLTIQSGSETHTFNLSGSSDKLAVTDANGKKIDATSFRNYYQTILAITTRGGADRPAGVSSSLTLTFTYNDGTAQRTVSFLPDGSDKSFVDINGSGGLYVYNSQISNLLTLAQNLEAGKTVSASS
- a CDS encoding TM2 domain-containing protein, encoding MYCRNCGAAMDPSAVVCIKCGVPKGSGRNYCMNCGAQTAPEAVVCVKCGVSLGAPNNSAPTAAGGQKSKIAAGILGIFLGGLGIHNFYLGYTTKAVIQLCLTILGWILAIPTLGIGFLLSSAMSIWGLVEGILILVGNIKQDGKGIPLQ
- a CDS encoding GldG family protein, whose translation is MANQTQKNDPHKNKPRRKLPDFMRQRSFRYGSTATAFTVIFIVAVILVNVLVTSLSSRFPLSVDMTANHKNQLSTQSVSFVKKINQDINIDILADESTYSNAQNYNSCLLIMQQYAQHNSHIHISFVNLDKNPTYASKYPKETLSQADIIVSCGSIYKHIVSSDLLTTSTDSTTGSSTVTGNNTEQVIDSAIAYVTAKTLPTVLVTSGHNETDSSALTSLLQKNNYQIETKNLATDGLDQNAKMILINAPTADFSADDIAKLDTFLNNGGKYGKTVFLIFDPQQASAPNLESFAKKWGISVGTGVVYDTTNRYQDSPFSVLEGQTNSTYVGTLQSGLHAYLSVCRPLTLSSSDSSITTASIVATESTSKLWNPGTINSSTAASFQASNSDKTGPFDVFGVATKTATSGSESVKSNVLVLGSTNFFNSQVLAQPSLTNSTILLNTVGNVIGFNPGITVEAKDLTTQSLTITAGQAIGIIVVFAFLIPLAVLIAGLVNWIRRRHQ
- a CDS encoding ABC transporter ATP-binding protein, translating into MIEVSHLTKRYGEKYAVQDISFDVKDGEILGFLGPNGAGKSTTMNILTGYLSSNEGTVKIDGVDVLERPLEAKKNIGYLPEQPPLYPDMTVDEYLKFVFGLKQCKLGREAHINEICGLVRIQNVRGRLIRNLSKGFKQRVGIAQALIGNPDVLILDEPTVGLDPKQIIEIRTLIKHLSRKHTVILSSHILPEVQSVCERIIIINQGQIVANGTTSELSSQLSSEHRLIARIAGPEADVREAISDLSGVRKCVSLGMHETGSSDWQIECETGQDIRRALFTILSAKDWPLLALDTGELTLEDIFLRLTTDGAVLPQSKPAAPPAEPPAADAEPTEPAENAGEQEEDDNP
- a CDS encoding ABC transporter permease subunit; protein product: MSAIYKREFQTYFTTATGYVFLAVFYAFSAFFFFAVNLQGSTTDLGGLFSTLLLIWVLLIPILTMRLLSEDRRQKTDQLLLTAPVRLFDIVFGKFLAALTLFGMAIGIVVIYALVLAGLGHVDFWATVGSFVGIVLLGAALIAIGLFISGLTENQVVSAVSSIFIMLMLYLIDSISSAVSNAVISAIVTHISIFSRFKNFSLGVFNLGDTVFYISVAAVFLFLTVRLLEKRRWA